GTGCTGCACGACTGGCCGGCGGACACGGCGCGCGCGCTGCTGAAGGCGGCGTGGGACGCGCTGCCCTCCGGAGGCCGCGTGCTCGTCTGCGAGGAGTTCCGCACCCCGGAGCGGCTGGCCGCGCAGTTCTTCTGGTCCTACTTCCTCATCGGCGTGGACACGTGCGTGAGCCGGCTGCGCGAGGTGGAGCACTACCTGCGCGTGCTGGACGAGACGGGCTTCACCCGCGCCGAGGTGCTGCCCGGCCCCTTCGAGCTGGTGACGGCGACGAAGCCCTGACACCCGGGCGCCGCTGTCAGGCCCGCTGGGGCCCCACCTCCCGTAAAAAGGAAAGCCTCCCTCCCGAAGCGAGCGCCCTGTCGCCATCACGGGGCCGGGAGCACCCGGTGGGCCACATACCGGCGGGGGCGTGGCCCCGGAGCCCCGCCCCCTGTTACGCTTCCCTCATGCGGAGGAACGCCAGCACTCACCCTGGCTGCGCGACGCCCTGGGCAGACGCCTCTGGGAAGCCGCCCCTTCCACTCCTACCTGACACCTCCGGCTCGCTCCCCAGCTTCACACCTGGCTGGCACGTGACCTGCAACCTACGTTGCTCGTGGGGTGTGCGACTTCAAGGCTGACGCAGTCCGACGAAGGGGAGGACTCCGCATGAAGAAGCAGCAGGGTTCACGCAGGTCGGATGAGGGTGCTGGCAAGGCGGTCCGTGGCTTGGTGACTTCGGCGGGGGGCCTCGGAGGGGCCTGGACGCCGCCCGCGAACAACGGCGAGGTGCGGGTGCCGGTGGACGAGGGCGTGGAGCTGCGCGGCATCCTCCAGGTGCCCTCCACCGCCACGGGCGTGGTGGTGCTGGCCCGGGGTCATGGCAGCAGCCGGCGCGGCGCACGTGACCTGACGGTGGCCCGCATGCTCCAGGCCGAGGGGCTGGCGACGCTGGCGGTGGACCTGCTGACGGCGGCGGAGGAGGAGGCCTGGCGCGAGCGCGACTTGCGCTTCAACCTGGGCCTGTTCGCCGGGCGCCTCGCGGGCGTGGCGCGGTGGCTGCGGCGCGCGCCCCGCACGAGCGGCCTGCGCGTGGGCTACCTCGGCTCGTACACCGGCGCGGGCGCGGCCCTGGCCGCCGCCGCGCTGCGGCCCGAGTCCGTGGACGCGGTGGTGTGCCGCGGCGGGCGGCTGGCCCTGTCGAACACGGTACTGTCGCGCGTGCGCGCGCCCACGCTGCTCATCCTCGGCGGGGACGACACGTCCGCGCTGGAGCCGCACCGCCGGGCCTTCGCCGCGCTGAACACGGAGAAGCGGCTGGAGGTCATCCCCGGCACCACCCACCGCTTCGAGCAGCCCGACCCGCAGCGGCAGATGGTGGAGCTGGCCGGGCTCTGGTTCCTCCAGCACCTGGGCACCTCGCGCTGGGAGACGCAGCCCTCGTCGCAGGCCTTGGGCCTCTGACAAGGAACACGGACCGGGGCAGCCCGTGCATGGCCTGCCCCGGCCCGTCTTGGGGGGACGCTGCATGGCCCCGATGCCCAAGGGGGGGAGGGAGGGAGCAGGGCTCTCCACGGGCATCGAGGCAGGCTTCACGATGCGCTTCTGGAAGGCGCGGCGATACTGGCCGCGAGTCGGTCGCCCTGGTGGACAGGTCGGGTGTGACGCAGCAGGTGTCAGGTCGCCTGACTGAAGTGGCCCGCCTAGACGGAGGCTGGCCGCTGCACGCCCAGCTGGCACGCGAGCACGGCCAGCTGCGTGCGGTTCTCCGGGCCCAGCTTCTTGTAGATGCTGGTGATGTGCGCCTTCACCGTGCGCTCGGTGATGCCCAGGCATGCGGCAATCTTCAGGTTGTCCGCGCCCGCCGCGATGTAGCCCAGCACCTCGCGCTCGCGCAGCGTCAGCTTGCCCAGCTCGCCGCCCGTGTAGCCCGTCTCAGGCTGGGGCTGGAAGCCCTGGAGGGGCGAGCTCCAGCCGAGCCCCACCGGCAGCAGCCGCTCGCCGCGCGCCACGCGCCGCACCGCCTCCACCACCTCGTTCAGCCCCACGTTCTGCTTGCAGAGGTAGCCGGCCGCGCCCACGCTCAGGCACTGCTCCACGAGGCCGGGCTCCTCGTTGCCTGACATCACGAGCGACCTCACGTTGGGATAGAAGTCATGCAGGCACTGGAGCGCGGTGAGCCCGCTGGCCGCCTCGTCGCGCCCGGGGACCTCCAGCCGCAGGTCCAGCACCGCGACGTCGGGCGGCGACTCGCGCACCCGGGCCAGGAACTGCGTCGTCTGCCCGCTGCTCACCACCACGTCCATCCCCGCGCCTTCCAGCACCGCGACCAGACACTCCCGGAAGACCTGCTGGTCTTCCAGGATGGCAACCCGGATTCGCTCTCCAACCATCGCAGTCGTCCTTTCGAACCCGGCCTCACCCACGGCCTGCACCCGGGGGCGACGCTCCACCGCAGATGTAAGCGTCAACGGTGGGATTGCACGAGTCCTTCTCTGTAAGAAGCGACCCCTTGCTGTTCACGAAAGGATGTTCAGGTGACGTTCAAGGTTGCTTGGACAGTGACTTCCTGTTCCAACGTGTCACGTCAGGAAGGCAGCCGGACGAGCACCCTGCCAAGCTCCCGCACCACGAGGCGGCGCCGCTCCGGCTCCACTTCCAGCCGCACGCAGCAGCTGTGCGCGTAGAAGAGGAGCTCCTCGCCCTCCTGCCGGGCGAGCTGGCCCCAGCGGGGGTCTCCCGCGGGCAGATGCTCGGCCGCCTCCGCCAGCCGCGCCAGCCGGAGCTGCACGGACTGGCGGGCCCGCGACGGAAGCGAGTCCATCAGGGACGACAACGCGGAGTGCATGTGGATGGCGTAGGACATGGGGTGGCCCGGTGACAGGCGACATTGGACCTGGGGCCGATGGTGACCCGACGCCAGCCTGCACCCCGAGCACATCCCTCCTCCCAGGTCGTCTGTCTTGGACCGGGTGCCGCGCAAGGGAGCCCGCGCCTCATGCGTGCCGCTGCCGCAGCGGGCCCGCCTCTTCTTCCGGGACTCCCATGTCGTCCTGCGGGGTGCCGCCCAGCACCAGCCCGCGCAGGACGAGCACCTGCGCCTCCGCCGCCTCGGCGCGTTCGCTGAAGCGCTCGGCCGAGTGCAGGTTCTGGTGTTCCCGCGCCCGGGTGGCCATGCGCCGGGCCAGGGCCGCGCTCTCCTCCAGCGCGCGCAGCGCGGCCCACAGCGCCTCGTCCACGCCCTGCTGCTGCCCGGAGACCAGGGCCCTGGCGGTGTAGCCATGTCCCGTGCGGCACCGGAAGCGCAGCAGGCCCTCGTCGTTCATCTCGAGGAGCACCCCGCCGCAGTCCGGACACGAGAAGTGCGAGGGCGTCCCATACTTCGGAGGCGCTCCTTCCACCGTGTCTTCCTCCAGCGTCAGCGTCTTCACCTCCGCCTGCAGCTGCCGTGAGGGCGACGGGCGGCGTCCCGCCTCCCGCGGCGTCACCGGCGTGGCCACCAGCCGCTCCAGGAGTGGCCCCAGCTCCCGCAGCCGCACGCGGTGGTCCACCTTCACGTACTCCAGGGCGCTGCGGGGCATGTCCGGGCAGTACGCATCGGCTGGCTCCTGCACCACCGCGATGCCGCCCTGCGCCTTCACCGCGAGCAGCCCCCCCGTCCCGCAGTCCAGCGCCCCGGTGAGCACCACGCCCACCACCCGGGAGCCATAGGTGCGTGCCGCCGAGCGGAACAGCGTGTCCACCGCCGGCCGGTGCCCGTTCTCCCGAGGCCCCTTCACCGCCCGCACCGTCCCGGGCTCCACCACCAGGTGTCTGTCATTCGGCGCCACGTAGATGGTGCCGGGCTCCAGCGCCTCGCCGTCCCGCGGATGTCGCGCGGGCAGCGCTCCCGCCCGGGAGAGGATGTCCGGCAGCAGGCTCTCGTGCCGCGGCGACAGGTGCAGCACCACCAGCACCGCCGCCGGCAAATCCCTGGGCAGCTGCGCCGCCAGCGCGGAGAGCGCCTCGACGCCTCCCATGGAAGCGCCGATGACGATGATGTCGTGGTGGGGCATGTGCCTTTCGCCTTCCTCCGCTTCAAGCTAGGAATCCCGAGCCGACGCCGGGCGGTGCCTGCGCCGGCCTCCCCCGGAACTCCGCCTGCCTGCCCTCTCTCCTGGCATGTCCGAGCGCCAGCTTCGCAAAGGCCGACATGCCCTCCAGGGTGAAGACGCACCCGCATGTTTACGGACTGCCCCGCTCTTCCGGGGAAGCACCGTGACGCGCGGGAAGATGTGGCGGGGGGGTGGCGACACGGAGGCGGCGCGTAGTGGATACTTCGCATACGGCCCGGTCCTGAAGGAGACGTCAGGAACGCGGCCTGCCACCCATCCGCTCTCTCTGGGGGACGACTCATGTCGGAGACGAAGATTCGCGTCCTGATCGTGGACGATGACCAGGACCAGCTCGCGTTGGCGGAGCGCTCGCTGTCCGCCTACAACTTCGACGTCCGCACGCACCGCTCCTCGCTGGGCGTATCCAACCTGGTGCGCACGTCGGCGCCGGACCTGGTGCTGCTGGACGTGAACATCCCCGCGCTCACCGGTGACAAGGTGCTGGCGCTGGCGCGCTCGCAGGCGCCGGCGGCGACGAAGTTCATCCTCTACTCCGCCTCGGACGAGTCCAAGCTGCGCGCGCTGGCGCGGGCGTCGGGCGCGGACGGCTACATCGTCAAGAGCGTGCAGGGCGAGGAGCTGGCCCAGCGGCTGGTGGCGTTCCACCAGAAGGCCCGCACCTCCGAGGCCACTCCCGCCGCTCCGTAGCGGCGAGGCGCGTGCGAGCTGAAGCCTCTCGCCAGAGGCTTCAGCTCACCAGCTCCGCCATCTCCAGGAAGACGCCGCGGAAGTCTCCGCGCGCGCCGATGAGGCGCAGGTTCTGCGCCAGCCCGCCGGTGGAGCGGAAGAACATCACCGCCTCCGCGGGCGGCTTGATTTTCAGGAAGCGCGCCGCGTTGCGCGCGAAGTGGTTGCGCATGTCGCGGGTGATTTCACACGTCGCGTAGTCATACGGCGTCAGGCGCATGGGGCGCCCGGCGATGTGGAGAATCTCGCGGATGAGCTCGGCGGCCTCCGCGTCCGGCAGCTCCGTGGTGAAGCCCACTTCCTTGCTGAGTCCCAGCACGTCCATGGGCTCCAGCTTCATGGCGTGCAGGAACATGCGCTGGTTGGCGTCCACGAAGCGCGGGGTGAAGCGCTTGATGCTGCCGAAGTCGAGCAGGCCCAGCCGCCCGTCCGACATCACCATGAAGTTGCCCGGGTGCGGGTCCGCGTGGATTTCGCCCGCGCCGAAGAAGGGCCCGTAGGTCGCGCGGATGAGCTGGCGCGCCACGCGGAAGCGCTCCTCGTTGGACGCGCCGGTGAGGACCCAGTCCTTCAGCGTCAGCCCCTCCAGCAGCTCCAGCGTCAGCACGCGCCCGGTGCTGTGGCTGGAGACGACGCCGGGCACGTAGAGGTCCTTCAGCGGCGCCACGCTCTTCGCGAAGCCCTCCGCCAGCGCGGCCTCGCGGCGGTAGTCCAGCTCCAGCAGCAGCTCGCCGCGGAACTCGTTGAAGTACGCCGAGCCGTCCATCAGCTTCGACGCCATGGACACCGTCTTCACCACCATGCCCAGGTTCTCCAGGTCATGGGCCATGGACTCGGCGATGCCGGGGTACTGCACCTTCACCGCCACCGCCCGGCCGTCAGGCAGCACGGCACGGTGCACCTGCCCCAGCGACGCGGCGGCCAGGGGCTCGCGGCTGAACTCGCGGAAGGCCTCTTCCACGGGCACGCCCAGCTCCTCGCGCACCACGCGGGCCACCACGTCCGGGGACATGGCGGGGGCCTGGTTCTGGAGGCGGGCGAGCACCTGCCGCACCTCGGGGGTGAGCAAATCCGGGTCCATGGAGAGGGCCTGGCCCAGCTTCATGGCCGCGCCCTTGAGCTCGCCCAGGGTGGAGACCAGCTTCTCCGCGGCCCCCTTGCTGAGCAGCTCCGGCGTGCCGCCGGCGAGGCGCTTCGCGCCGCTCATGAGCACGTCCGTCCCCACCTGCATGGAGAGGCCGGCCAGCTTGCGCATTCGGGTGAACCGCCCCTGCGGGGGCAGCTTGTCGTCGGAGTCCGTGGCCATGGAGAGGGCTCGATTAACGGGGAGCCGCCTCTTGGACGCAAGGTACGCCCCCGCGTTGCGCGAGCCAGGCCGGGGGGCCGGCGGGCGCATCCCACCCCTGGCGAGGCCCCTAGCGGGGAGCCGGCGTGGCGCGCAGCCGGGCACGGAGGGAGCGCCAGCGCTTGAGCCCCTCCAGGTCCAGCGGGTCCAGGCGCACGGCGGCCTCGTAGGCGGTGTACGCCTCCTGCAGCCGGCCCACGGAGGCCAGCGCGTCACCGGACAGCCGGTGCACGGCGGCGCGGCCGTCCCGGCCGGGGTGCTCGGCGAGGAAGCGGCGGCGGCAGCCCTCCATGGCGGTGACGGTGAGGCCCGCGGCCAGGCAGCGCTCCACGCCCTCCACGTTGCCCAGCCCCGCGTCGTACTCCGCCCGGCGCTCCACGTGGCCCAGCATCTGGAAGGCCGCGGAGATGCGCTCCTCCGCCCGCTCCAGCTGGGCGCGCTGGCCCAGGGAGAGCTTGCGAGTCTTCAGCGGCTCCAGCGTCGCGCGGGCCTTCTGCGCCGCGGCGCGCACCACCTCCGGCAGGGCGTCCCGGGGCACGCCCAGCGCCTCGTAGTGGTCCACCGACACCCGCGAGCGGAAGCCCTTGAGCACGCGCTCGGCCTCGGGGTCCTCCACGGAGGAGAAGGGCGGGGGCGTGGGCGGCTCCAGCCGGGCGCCGGACTTCATGCGGGCCAGGGCCTCCTGGAACACCGGCGAGCTGTCGCGCAGCTGCACGCCGAAGCCGGGGGCCATGCGCCAGGCGCGGGCCTGCTCCGCGGTGACGTGGCGCACCACCTGGCCCGTGCAGGCCAGCTCGCCGCCGGGCAGCCGCAGGAGGAGTCCCACGTCGGACAGCAGCTGCGGAGGCGGCGCGTCCGTGTGGAGGAAGAGGCCGGCGCGGCCCACCCACTCACAGCGCAGCTCCTGCGAGTGCGGCGTGCCCGCCAGCCGCACGCGCGCGGCGAAGGTGACGGGCGCGGCCGCCTCGGGCGTGACGGTGAGCGAGGCGACCAGGGCCTCGCGCAGCTCGGCGGCGCTGGCGTAGCGCTCCGAGGGGCGCTTGGCCAGCGCGCGCAGCAGCACGCGCGACAGCGCCGCGGGCACGTTGGGGTTCACCTGGTGCGGCGGCACCGGCGTCTTCTGCAGGTGGCCGATGAGCACCTCGGCCGCCGTGCGCCCGGCGAAGGGCACCTGTCCGGTGAGGAGGAAGTAGGCCAGCACGCCCGCCGCGTAGATGTCCGTGCGCGCGTCCACCGGCGCGTCGCCGCACTGCTCGGGCGCCATGAACTCGGGCGTGCCCAGCAGCATGCCCGCCTCGGTGGTGAGCTGGCCCGCCGGCCGCGACAGCAGCTTGGCGATGCCGAAGTCCAGCAGCTTCACCCGCTGCTTGCCCTGCGGGCCCGGCACGAGGAAGACGTTGGCGGGCTTGAGGTCGCGGTGGACGATGCCGTGCGCGTGCGCGGCGCCCAGCGCGTCACACACCTGCTTGAGCAGCTCCACCGCCATGGAGGGCGCCAGCGGCCCCTTGGCGAAGGCCGCCAGGCTCTGCCCCTCCAGGTACTCCATGACGAGGTAGGGGCGCCCGTCGCGCGTGTCCAGGTCGTAGAGCGTGACGACGTTCTCGTGCTGGACGAGCGTCAGCGTGCGGGCCTCGGACAGGAAGCGCGCGACGAGGTCCGGGTCCTCGGCCAGGTGCGCGTGGAGCACCTTGATGGCCACGCGCTTCTGGATGAGGGCGTGCTCGGCGAGCAGCACCGTGCCCATGCCGCCCCGGCCCAGCTCTTTGAGCAGGCGGAAGTGGCCCAGCTGCCGGCCCACGAGCTGGAAGGGCACGGGCACCGGCGTCGGAGGCACCGCCACGTTTCCCGAGGGCGGCGCGCCGGCGTACAGCAGCGTACCTCCGTCCACGGGCGTGTCCCTGTGCGTGCGCACCCAGGTGGGGCACTCGCTGAGGTCGGCGTGGGACGGCACGCAGGAACAGTTGGCGATGGCGGATTGGGAGTACACGGGGACGGGGGTGCGGGGGTGCCGGGACAGCGTAGCGGCGGGGACCTTTGCGATTGACGTGCCACCCGGGATTCAAATGCGTCGGCGCCGGGGGTCTACTCCAAGGCATTGATCTGGTTCGGATTCCGGACAGTGTCGGGAGGTACTCGTCCCGGTGAGTCGCATAGGTCCCCCTCCGCATCCCTGCAGAAACTACAGCCCGCAGGAGGAAAACGTTACCGCCTGCTTCCCTTGAGTGCGATGTCCTTGTGACGCACACCCGGCCCTGACGCCCCACAGTGTTGGCCGGCGCACGGCTTGGGACGGGGAAAGCGGGAGTTGCGCTGATCCACCGGGGATTGCACGCGCCGGGGCCCTGGGAAGCGGGCCCGCGCGGCACACACCACGTGAGGACAGGACAGGTGTCCGGCGGAGGACAGGAGGGCGCGGGCACCTTCGCCTCACGCGGCCCTCGCGGACGTCAGCGGGCTGCTTCCAGCGCGGGGCTCGCGCGAGCAGGGGCGCTGCGTCCAGGTGCCCGCCGCGGGCGTCGGGGAGCTGCTCCCGGCGCGGGGAGGGGGAATCGCGCCACGAGGAGCAGCCCTTCGGGCGCCAGCGGCGGGCGTCTGGAAGGGGCCTCCGCGTTCAGGACGCACGCGGAGGGAAAGGGCTCGCGTCCGGGAGGGACGCGCTGCACGGCAGCGTCCGTCCGGGTGGGAGCGGGCGCTGACGGTGCAACCTCAGCCGATGATGGGCTCGCAGTAGCCTTCCGTGGAGCACATCAGCCCGTCGCAGCACGTCACGCCGCCGCCACAGGTGGAGCCGACCGGCGCGCACGCCGAGCCCGCGTCCGGCTCGCCGCTGCCCGCGTCCGGCTCGCCGCTGCCCGCGTCGGGCTCACCGCCACCCGCGTCCGGCTCGCCGCTGCCCGCGTCCGGCTCGCCGCTGCCGCCGTCCGCGTCACCGCCGCAGGCGCCCTGTGTGTCGCCGTGCTTGAGGTGCGCCTTCAGCGCGGGCAGGCCCACGGTGATGGTGTGCGCGTTGGCCGGGTTGCCGGGAGGGATGTGGCAGATGGTGATCTTCTTCGTGTTCAGCGGGTGGCCTTCACCACCCTCCGCGGGGTTCTGGCCCTCACCGTCGCCCGTAGCGGTCCCCGGCTCCTCCGCGGGTGCGCTCTCCAGCCCGCCGCTCTGCGGGTCCTGAGGGGCGTTCTCGTCGCCCTGCTGCGGCTGGCCACCGCACCCGCCCACCAGCAGCGTGCACAGGGCCACCATCACGGTAGACGAGGAAATGAGGTTGAAGCGTCGCATGGGCATTCTCCACGATTCGAGGTTTCGGGGTGCTGAACCCGCGCCCGGGCCACCGGCGACGCCAGGTGCCTCTCCAGTCGCGACTTGACACTCGTCGTGCACCGCGGGGCGGTGCGAGCGTCGCGTCTGGAGCCGCCTAGCGGTCAGTCCAGGTGCCAGCCCCCGCCGGTCCAGCCTCCACTGGGAAGAAGACCCACCACCTCACCGGCCGGCCACGCGGCAAGCCACGATTCCGGGGAGAACAGGCTCGCTGGAAAGCTGCACCCTCAGCTCACACTCTCCGCGCTGTAGCGGGCGATGAGGCCGGTGCGGACGGCATGTCGGTGGACGCGCGAGAAGAACACACTGGCGAGCAGGATTTCGAGCAGGGCCAGGGCCGCGCCCCACAGCAGCGCGGTGCCGGAGAACGTCCCGCCGGACACGAGCGTGCGCATGCCCTCGAACACGTACGACGGCGGCAGGACCTGGGAGACGGCCTGCATCCACGGCGGCAG
This DNA window, taken from Pyxidicoccus xibeiensis, encodes the following:
- a CDS encoding dienelactone hydrolase family protein → MKKQQGSRRSDEGAGKAVRGLVTSAGGLGGAWTPPANNGEVRVPVDEGVELRGILQVPSTATGVVVLARGHGSSRRGARDLTVARMLQAEGLATLAVDLLTAAEEEAWRERDLRFNLGLFAGRLAGVARWLRRAPRTSGLRVGYLGSYTGAGAALAAAALRPESVDAVVCRGGRLALSNTVLSRVRAPTLLILGGDDTSALEPHRRAFAALNTEKRLEVIPGTTHRFEQPDPQRQMVELAGLWFLQHLGTSRWETQPSSQALGL
- a CDS encoding response regulator transcription factor translates to MVGERIRVAILEDQQVFRECLVAVLEGAGMDVVVSSGQTTQFLARVRESPPDVAVLDLRLEVPGRDEAASGLTALQCLHDFYPNVRSLVMSGNEEPGLVEQCLSVGAAGYLCKQNVGLNEVVEAVRRVARGERLLPVGLGWSSPLQGFQPQPETGYTGGELGKLTLREREVLGYIAAGADNLKIAACLGITERTVKAHITSIYKKLGPENRTQLAVLACQLGVQRPASV
- a CDS encoding chemotaxis protein CheB is translated as MPHHDIIVIGASMGGVEALSALAAQLPRDLPAAVLVVLHLSPRHESLLPDILSRAGALPARHPRDGEALEPGTIYVAPNDRHLVVEPGTVRAVKGPRENGHRPAVDTLFRSAARTYGSRVVGVVLTGALDCGTGGLLAVKAQGGIAVVQEPADAYCPDMPRSALEYVKVDHRVRLRELGPLLERLVATPVTPREAGRRPSPSRQLQAEVKTLTLEEDTVEGAPPKYGTPSHFSCPDCGGVLLEMNDEGLLRFRCRTGHGYTARALVSGQQQGVDEALWAALRALEESAALARRMATRAREHQNLHSAERFSERAEAAEAQVLVLRGLVLGGTPQDDMGVPEEEAGPLRQRHA
- a CDS encoding response regulator, which gives rise to MSETKIRVLIVDDDQDQLALAERSLSAYNFDVRTHRSSLGVSNLVRTSAPDLVLLDVNIPALTGDKVLALARSQAPAATKFILYSASDESKLRALARASGADGYIVKSVQGEELAQRLVAFHQKARTSEATPAAP
- a CDS encoding ABC1 kinase family protein yields the protein MATDSDDKLPPQGRFTRMRKLAGLSMQVGTDVLMSGAKRLAGGTPELLSKGAAEKLVSTLGELKGAAMKLGQALSMDPDLLTPEVRQVLARLQNQAPAMSPDVVARVVREELGVPVEEAFREFSREPLAAASLGQVHRAVLPDGRAVAVKVQYPGIAESMAHDLENLGMVVKTVSMASKLMDGSAYFNEFRGELLLELDYRREAALAEGFAKSVAPLKDLYVPGVVSSHSTGRVLTLELLEGLTLKDWVLTGASNEERFRVARQLIRATYGPFFGAGEIHADPHPGNFMVMSDGRLGLLDFGSIKRFTPRFVDANQRMFLHAMKLEPMDVLGLSKEVGFTTELPDAEAAELIREILHIAGRPMRLTPYDYATCEITRDMRNHFARNAARFLKIKPPAEAVMFFRSTGGLAQNLRLIGARGDFRGVFLEMAELVS
- a CDS encoding protein kinase domain-containing protein; translated protein: MRTHRDTPVDGGTLLYAGAPPSGNVAVPPTPVPVPFQLVGRQLGHFRLLKELGRGGMGTVLLAEHALIQKRVAIKVLHAHLAEDPDLVARFLSEARTLTLVQHENVVTLYDLDTRDGRPYLVMEYLEGQSLAAFAKGPLAPSMAVELLKQVCDALGAAHAHGIVHRDLKPANVFLVPGPQGKQRVKLLDFGIAKLLSRPAGQLTTEAGMLLGTPEFMAPEQCGDAPVDARTDIYAAGVLAYFLLTGQVPFAGRTAAEVLIGHLQKTPVPPHQVNPNVPAALSRVLLRALAKRPSERYASAAELREALVASLTVTPEAAAPVTFAARVRLAGTPHSQELRCEWVGRAGLFLHTDAPPPQLLSDVGLLLRLPGGELACTGQVVRHVTAEQARAWRMAPGFGVQLRDSSPVFQEALARMKSGARLEPPTPPPFSSVEDPEAERVLKGFRSRVSVDHYEALGVPRDALPEVVRAAAQKARATLEPLKTRKLSLGQRAQLERAEERISAAFQMLGHVERRAEYDAGLGNVEGVERCLAAGLTVTAMEGCRRRFLAEHPGRDGRAAVHRLSGDALASVGRLQEAYTAYEAAVRLDPLDLEGLKRWRSLRARLRATPAPR